A portion of the Elusimicrobiales bacterium genome contains these proteins:
- a CDS encoding GAF domain-containing protein: MNERMKLLSSIISKLRAALPEGEAALWQAFIKAMSEAFRCEAASYFKADTEHRTLTLQYALGVCAGEVTDMTIGYEGVVGSAAINLKPIIANDVSKSPEFCDKLDKSTGFQTRAVLCAPVINTGELMGVIELINPQSGSFTDADMELAGFLCLSVARAISEMRNSP; the protein is encoded by the coding sequence ATGAACGAGAGAATGAAACTGCTGTCCTCCATAATCAGCAAACTGCGCGCGGCGCTGCCGGAAGGCGAGGCCGCGCTGTGGCAGGCCTTCATCAAAGCGATGAGCGAGGCTTTCCGCTGCGAGGCCGCCAGCTACTTCAAGGCCGATACCGAACACCGGACGCTGACGCTGCAATACGCGCTGGGCGTCTGCGCCGGAGAGGTAACCGACATGACCATAGGCTACGAGGGCGTGGTCGGCTCCGCGGCGATAAACCTCAAGCCGATAATAGCAAACGACGTCTCCAAATCCCCCGAATTCTGCGACAAGCTAGACAAGTCCACCGGCTTTCAGACAAGGGCCGTGCTGTGCGCGCCGGTTATAAACACGGGCGAGCTGATGGGCGTTATAGAGCTTATAAACCCGCAGTCCGGCTCGTTTACCGACGCGGATATGGAACTGGCAGGATTTCTGTGCCTTTCCGTGGCAAGGGCAATTTCGGAAATGCGCAATTCGCCCTGA
- the cysK gene encoding cysteine synthase A produces MGTVYSDISRTAGHTPLVRINRLTENSGATVLAKLESRNPLSSVKDRVGVAIIDDAEKRGLIKKDTAIIEPTSGNTGVALAFICAARGYRLILTMPDTMSAERRQILKILGAELVLTEGAKGMKGAVEKAEDLNKAISGSIIAGQFSNPANPEMHRNTTAREILDDTGGNVDYFVAGVGTGGTITGVGEVLKAKNPAVKIVAVEPADSPVLSGGRPGPHKIQGIGAGFIPAVLNRKIIDEIVTVTAPDAGDTARRLARKEGILAGISGGAAMWAALQIAQREQARGKTIVTVLPDTGERYLSTWLFGNAA; encoded by the coding sequence ATGGGGACTGTTTATTCCGACATAAGCCGCACTGCGGGACATACGCCGCTGGTGCGCATCAACCGCCTGACGGAAAATTCCGGCGCGACCGTGCTTGCGAAGCTGGAATCGCGCAACCCGCTTTCCAGCGTCAAGGACCGCGTGGGAGTCGCAATCATAGACGATGCGGAAAAGCGCGGCCTTATAAAAAAAGACACCGCAATAATAGAGCCCACCAGCGGCAATACCGGCGTCGCGCTGGCGTTCATTTGCGCGGCGCGCGGATACCGGCTGATACTGACAATGCCAGACACCATGAGCGCCGAAAGACGGCAGATTCTCAAAATCCTCGGCGCAGAGCTTGTGCTTACCGAAGGCGCCAAAGGGATGAAGGGCGCGGTGGAAAAAGCCGAAGATCTTAACAAAGCCATCTCCGGCAGCATCATCGCCGGGCAGTTTTCAAACCCCGCCAATCCCGAAATGCACCGCAACACCACGGCGCGTGAAATCCTGGACGATACCGGCGGCAATGTGGACTATTTCGTCGCCGGAGTGGGTACCGGCGGCACGATAACGGGGGTGGGCGAGGTTTTGAAGGCGAAAAACCCGGCGGTAAAAATAGTGGCGGTGGAACCGGCGGATTCCCCTGTGCTTTCCGGCGGCAGGCCCGGCCCGCATAAAATACAGGGCATAGGGGCGGGATTTATACCCGCGGTGCTTAACCGGAAAATAATTGACGAAATCGTAACTGTAACCGCCCCGGACGCCGGCGACACCGCGCGCCGCCTGGCCCGGAAAGAAGGCATTCTCGCCGGCATTTCCGGAGGCGCGGCCATGTGGGCGGCATTGCAAATCGCGCAAAGGGAGCAGGCCCGCGGCAAAACCATAGTAACCGTGCTGCCGGACACTGGCGAGCGTTATCTTTCCACTTGGCTGTTCGGCAATGCCGCATAG